CCTGGCTGAaagcctcttcttcttcttcttcgtgaACACAAACCGAAAGGCTGCGGCCATCTTATCACCAAGGCGCTTGAGAAGTCCCATGGGTGAGAGTACTGGTGTTTTGAACAGCCTGAGTCTGTTATTCCCAGAAGCCCCTTTGGCCTCCTCAGCAGCTCTCTTACAATCCAAGGCAGACCCTCTTTTAGAAGCAGACCCTTTTGGCTTCTCACCTCTCTCACCGAAGAGTCGTCTTTGGTATGTGATGATGGTGTGGTGACTAACAACTGGGCTGTAACTCACTCGTTTGCCTATTATAGCCGACATCTAAAAACTCCTTCGTGTgtgtatgagagagagagagagagagagagagagagagagatttggaTGTAGAAAATGTAAGGGGTCTTAACACAGATATTGAGCAATGAATTTGTAGAGGTATTAATGGGAAAGGGAATGAGGTTGATACGGATATAGACAGACAGATATTGAGTTTGCGGGTTTATCAACTCTAAGTTTATTGCACAAAAATAGAGTTTAACCAAAGAGAAGGGTGGGGGGGAAggtaaaatgaatttatgagTGTATTAAATGCCATATTTGACCCAGATACAAAGGGATCACCAAAAGGGGGGAGTGCATAAATGTATTTGTCAATGTATTAAATTTGAGGACACCCAAAACCAAAGAGAATACCCAAAGGGGACCAGATGGGCTCCACCTTTTTTATGCATGCATTCTTTTGGATCATAGATTCAAAGGCAGATGGAGTGTGTgggaataaaaaaaggaaaaatgggaaaagaaaaaggggagaAAAGATGAGGGAGGAGTCTGATTTGATGGATTTTGCAGCAATCATTCATGGATTATGGAAAGAGACTTGAACAGAGAAGGAATGAGTGGCTCAAAACAAGGTTAGCAGACTAGGTCTTTGTATGCTATGTAGTCTAAATCTCAACTACTCTTGGGAGATTACAATTGGCATTTGGAGTAATGACCCTAAACAGAGACCTCTTATACATGTGGAAATGTCATTGGAGACAGGGGCTCAAACACACCAGTACCAGACACATTAAAGGCCCTGCAAGAAACAAATGGCAATCCTCTCCTCTCGATTTCATTGACTTATATCATCACTAGAAACAGCTAACACCATTAAATTTGTCTCTCACTCCCTCCAAAGCAGGGCTTGAAAACCAACCTCCGCAACAGTACAAAATTCATAGTAATGACCTCTGAACGTATAGGAGTCTGTTGatctctttttgtttgtttctttagcAGTAAAACAGAAACAATGACAACCCTTTTTGCTCCCAATTAAACATCCAGAGCTGAAGCCTtttcttttgagaaaaataCTTAAAAGTGACAAAAGAAATCAAGGAGCTTCTCTGCAAGATCACGGATGAGAGAAAGACGGCTATTATTGTACGTTGTTGTGGGGAACAATGGACTGCCGAGTAAGGTGCAAGTTTGAACAAATTTGGAGGAATGGGCCTATCTGAGGATTATTAACTGAATCAAACAAATGTAtccagaagaaaaaaaaatccaaaagaaataaGAGTTGGTTCAAGAAAGGAAAGTAGGAAGGATCCATTAGAAGACAAGGAGGTAAAAGGTAGACGACAAACCTGTCCAACCTTCTGTTTGTGTTCATTGCTTTTTCCTTGCTCTTGATTCCCAATTAGATACCAGAGGTGGATGGTCCACCCAGAGATGAGGTGAATATTTTAGGGAATCGATCTCTTTCCTTGAGTAAGTTACCTTTTCCTTTAGCAAAAGGGGGGTTGTAAGTGAATCATCTTTGCAGTAATCTGTTTCAGAGATAACCCAAATGCATATAAAATCTACTGTATCTGGATCTTCCACGCTTAAAGTCATGTATCTCCTGAAATCTCTATGCAAAAACTCTTCACCTAGGCTAACTTATTGGTACAACTACATCACTATCAATGGAAATTCCAAACAagaaaagggggaaaaggaCAATATAGCAGTAATTGAGCTAGGATGAAATACTTCTGATTGTGCCTTTTGAGCTTCAAATGTTAAACTGTAAAGCATAATGGTATGGGCTTTCTTCCAACATGTTTCATACAGATCAAGAGAACTAAAGGAAGTAAAAGGCCATCTTAAACCAATTTACTTCGGAGACTATACACATAATAAATCCTATACAACACCATATGAAAATTGAAGTCAAAACACAGCAAGTAGAGtctaattgaaacaaaattgtaaGGACCAGAACTGTACCAAAACTAGAAGCCTTGTCATGGTGGCTCGGAAAGAGGACAACAGGAGccagtttcatttttaatttggCGGAGGAAAGAGGAGGTGTCAGCAGTACTCTTCTGGAAGAGCTTCTTTACATCATGTGCAACATTGAGGATGCCAGAGTAATTGATGAGATATGGCCTTCCACATTGGAGtttcaccttcttcttcttcacccagTCATTATTTGCTTGCAATTTCTACCTGCACCAAAGTTCTAGTAGAGGACAAACTATAATTGCACGATTGTTACACAACATCACCACTCCCACCCCCCAACCAACTCAAAGAACTTTACTCATTTCAAAGCAATGCAAAACCCACAGAATTGCTTCCTAATAGTGCTTCATGAATTTCAAGTATCTCAATAAAAATCAGAAGTATGAGTAAGCAGAGAACAAATGAATGAAACTGAATTCTCTAGAAACTTCTTCATTCCTGTATACTATGGTTACTTTTACAAGCCAAGTATATAAGATACAAATTTGAAAGTTCATCATAGCCCACATCTTAAAGAAACTAAAACTCACTCTTTACAATTCATGACAAGAAAAATCTCTCCACCACCATCAATGATGCAATCCAAGAATTTCTTAACTTCTTCAACATCTTTAAAGGATTGAGGAGACTTCAGATCACTATCCAAATTATACCAAACCCCACCCATCTTTCTCAATGTAAACCAATGCCTACCATTCCAAATCCCACCAAACCGTCTAACTGAGATGTTAAGCATAATACCCATTAAAGTATCTTCAGCACCATCAAGATCAATCGAAGAAGCACCATTACGGCGATCATGCCAAATCACACTTTTCCCTTTCCCTTCCAAGGCTGCAGTTAGAACGTTTATGTCGTAGTTTCCAGTGATCATATTGTGATGAGGCTTGAATAACACAGATAATGGTGTCCATGTTTCCTTATTTGGGTCATCAAGACTGAGCTTTTCGGCTATGGCATTCAGCTTTGCTCTAGTGAATATGTCCTTCTCCTAAAGTACCATGCATTTGTTAGAACCATGTAAAATCATGAAACGAATAAGGACAAGCTAATACAAATTTGAttgagaattttgattttgtggcAGTAAGAAAATATCTCCTTTACTGTTCATTTCATCTGTCTAAAATTTTGGGTTCATGCAATTTCAATTCAGTATGAATTCTTGGTATATAAAGCAATAAAACAGTGGAATTGGGAACTCCAAGACTTCAATTCTGTACTAACACGacctatgtttggtttctgagaagaATGGaggaagtaaagaaaaaaataattatgaatacAATCAGTAGGGTGGGTTCAGTGGAGGGTTTTTGTTTTAATTCCccaaatttttgttattatgcTTCATTCCCCACTGTTTTCCCTGCAGCCAAACGgaccaaggaaaaaaattaacagAAATAGGTTTGAAAAAACACCTGAAACAGGTTATTGAGAGCATGCAAGAGGCAGTACTGTAATCTTTGCCTTTCGTGATAGATCTGCGTCGTGTCCTCTGCCGCCGCCATTTTCAATTTCCTTTGAACAAATCGCCGAGAAAATCGGGAATTTGGATAACACcgagaaaattaagaaatttccAGTCGTTCAAAACTGGTCCTCAGGGAAAAATCACCATTTTCTAGGGCTCTAGGGTTTGGGTGGGTCCGAGGAGCGATGATGGAGTCCTCCAGAGTTTGCAGAACTCAGGCCTGTCTTAGCTGATGGGCCCAATTCAGAATAAGCCCAAAATTCGGCCCAACATTTTTGCCTACATAGTTAGCATAGCCCAATTGAGAATCCTATGACCCACTAAGGAACACTTCCTTTTTAACATCTTtaactctttatttatttatttattatttttattattaaaagaattataactggaattttttttgaaaattacaatGACACCACCTTACCAGCATTATCACCATTGTGAATTCAACTTAGGACCATTCTGCTTGTCATCATTGCGACGGGGAGTAGAAAACTTTTCTAAACCCTATATCACCATGATTCATCACAGAGAGCAGCTCTCAAGGGAGAGTCAAATGGAAAACCCACTTGTTGGGGGACCCACAAGGTAGTTGTGTTTCAACTTACACTACGCCATAATTAGA
The sequence above is drawn from the Vitis riparia cultivar Riparia Gloire de Montpellier isolate 1030 chromosome 6, EGFV_Vit.rip_1.0, whole genome shotgun sequence genome and encodes:
- the LOC117917040 gene encoding josephin-like protein, translating into MAAAEDTTQIYHERQRLQYCLLHALNNLFQEKDIFTRAKLNAIAEKLSLDDPNKETWTPLSVLFKPHHNMITGNYDINVLTAALEGKGKSVIWHDRRNGASSIDLDGAEDTLMGIMLNISVRRFGGIWNGRHWFTLRKMGGVWYNLDSDLKSPQSFKDVEEVKKFLDCIIDGGGEIFLVMNCKERYMTLSVEDPDTVDFICIWVISETDYCKDDSLTTPLLLKEKMSAIIGKRVSYSPVVSHHTIITYQRRLFGERGEKPKGSASKRGSALDCKRAAEEAKGASGNNRLRLFKTPVLSPMGLLKRLGDKMAAAFRFVFTKKKKKRLSARTASSGKSKKFIAPDDSHRSEAIADCIEFINSSALNRSNSVSANSH